One window of Anabaena sphaerica FACHB-251 genomic DNA carries:
- a CDS encoding CAAD domain-containing protein, with protein MANIMEIQQQQLESANSVSPQGVLSLEGTETGNLPKLPPAKTPTSQWQRISRQLIDILDQLPDYLGSFFAKNQQAILTIVLILSAFVTVKVVIAILDAINGVPLLAPIFEIVGIFYAIWFTFRYLIKAETRQELTQKVSSFKQQLLG; from the coding sequence ATGGCAAACATTATGGAAATTCAACAACAGCAATTAGAGTCAGCCAATTCCGTCTCACCACAAGGGGTATTATCCCTTGAAGGTACAGAAACTGGTAATTTGCCAAAACTACCGCCTGCTAAAACTCCTACAAGCCAATGGCAACGAATTAGCAGACAACTTATTGACATCTTAGACCAACTTCCAGATTATCTAGGTAGTTTTTTTGCCAAAAATCAGCAAGCTATCTTAACGATTGTTTTAATTTTGTCTGCGTTTGTTACTGTTAAGGTAGTCATCGCCATCCTAGATGCTATTAATGGTGTGCCGTTACTAGCTCCCATTTTTGAGATAGTTGGTATATTCTATGCCATCTGGTTTACTTTCCGTTATCTCATCAAAGCTGAAACTCGGCAAGAATTAACTCAGAAGGTTAGTTCATTCAAACAACAACTTTTAGGTTAA
- a CDS encoding YegS/Rv2252/BmrU family lipid kinase, which produces MNRTACLIFNPVAGQGDPELELAQIRSILEPEIDLDIYLTTEELDADELARAAVERGVEAIIASGGDGTLSAAAEAVINTDIPFGIISRGTANAFATALNIPDTIDAACQTILQGKIWTVDVAACNDRPMVLLAGIGFEAETVEKANREAKNRFGMMAYILAGIQELQNLQRFAVEIETEDKIIKTIASAVTVANAAPPTSVLAQGPAGIIFDDGLLDLTIVAPATKTGAIAATFHLFQTASSGTPVERNDIGYLRAKQFKITTDPQQKVVIDGEIVGTTPVEIKCIPAGLKIFVPFVKEEIPTEKLEGLPNLTVEIKHSSPDN; this is translated from the coding sequence ATGAATCGTACCGCTTGTCTTATTTTTAATCCAGTTGCGGGTCAGGGTGATCCAGAATTAGAACTAGCTCAGATTAGGTCAATATTAGAACCAGAAATTGATTTAGATATTTATCTAACCACCGAAGAACTAGATGCTGACGAACTCGCACGTGCAGCAGTGGAAAGGGGAGTAGAAGCGATTATTGCTTCTGGAGGAGATGGTACATTATCAGCAGCAGCGGAAGCAGTAATTAATACTGATATACCCTTCGGTATTATTTCACGGGGAACAGCAAATGCTTTTGCCACAGCTTTAAATATTCCTGATACAATTGATGCCGCTTGTCAAACAATTTTACAAGGCAAAATCTGGACAGTAGATGTAGCCGCTTGCAATGATCGGCCCATGGTATTATTGGCAGGTATTGGTTTTGAAGCAGAAACTGTAGAAAAAGCAAACAGGGAAGCTAAGAATCGCTTTGGGATGATGGCGTATATCTTGGCAGGAATTCAAGAACTGCAAAATTTACAAAGATTTGCCGTGGAGATTGAAACAGAAGATAAGATAATTAAAACTATTGCTTCAGCGGTGACAGTAGCTAATGCTGCACCTCCCACTTCAGTTTTAGCCCAAGGACCAGCGGGGATTATTTTTGATGATGGATTGTTAGATTTAACGATTGTAGCACCAGCGACTAAAACAGGTGCGATCGCTGCCACATTTCATTTATTTCAAACCGCTTCTTCAGGTACACCAGTTGAAAGGAATGACATTGGTTACTTGCGAGCCAAACAATTTAAAATCACAACTGACCCACAGCAGAAAGTAGTTATAGATGGGGAAATAGTCGGCACAACTCCTGTGGAAATTAAGTGTATACCAGCAGGTCTAAAGATTTTTGTTCCATTTGTAAAAGAAGAAATTCCAACAGAAAAATTAGAGGGACTGCCTAACTTAACTGTGGAAATAAAACACTCATCTCCAGATAACTAA
- a CDS encoding pentapeptide repeat-containing protein → MKSRIIATAAFLLTISSPVTAQASNYEEIKQLLATNKCPNCNLRNAGLVMADLSGANLSGANLAGANLSRANLSGADLRGANLSGTSLFGVNLSEAKLSGANLTGADLRNTYLMNVELTDANLTGTNFQGAVGIPSQIAKPEDFYGWGVAAAEKGNLKPAIDYFSQAIALKPDYAGAYLSRGVASYQSLDRKSALVDAQIAAKLFDEQKNPEGLQTAQAFILELKTPYGEKVSTGKPSFMDFVGSLGSVLLQFLPF, encoded by the coding sequence ATGAAAAGCCGAATTATTGCCACAGCAGCATTTTTGCTCACGATTAGCTCGCCAGTAACCGCACAAGCTTCAAATTATGAAGAGATAAAACAGTTATTAGCAACAAACAAATGCCCTAACTGCAATCTCCGTAATGCTGGTTTAGTTATGGCTGATTTATCGGGAGCTAATTTAAGCGGTGCGAATCTCGCAGGTGCTAACCTCAGTCGTGCAAACTTAAGTGGTGCTGATTTGCGGGGTGCAAACTTGAGTGGTACAAGTTTATTTGGGGTGAACTTAAGTGAAGCTAAACTCAGTGGAGCTAACCTCACCGGTGCTGATTTGAGAAATACCTATTTAATGAATGTAGAATTAACGGATGCTAACCTTACTGGAACCAACTTCCAAGGTGCAGTAGGCATACCTTCACAAATAGCCAAACCAGAAGATTTCTATGGTTGGGGTGTAGCAGCAGCAGAAAAAGGCAACCTCAAACCAGCTATTGATTATTTTAGTCAAGCGATCGCCCTCAAACCCGATTATGCAGGTGCGTACTTATCCCGTGGTGTAGCGAGTTACCAAAGTCTAGACAGAAAAAGCGCCTTAGTAGATGCCCAAATAGCAGCAAAACTGTTTGATGAGCAAAAAAATCCTGAAGGGTTACAAACAGCCCAAGCTTTTATTTTGGAACTGAAAACACCTTACGGTGAAAAAGTCAGCACTGGTAAACCCAGTTTTATGGATTTTGTCGGTAGTCTGGGTTCGGTCTTACTACAATTTTTGCCCTTTTAG
- the ilvD gene encoding dihydroxy-acid dehydratase produces MSENLKSKVVTQGVQRSPNRAMLRAVGFQDEDFNKAIVGIANGYSTITPCNMGINQLAQRAEVSVKNAGAMPQIFGTITISDGISMGTEGMKYSLVSREVIADSIETACTGQSMDGVLAIGGCDKNMPGAMLAMARMNIPAIFVYGGTIKPGHYDGKDLTVVSSFEAVGQYSAGKIDENELLAVERSACPGAGSCGGMFTANTMSSAFEAMGMSLPYSSTMAAEDAEKADSTEKSAFVLVEAIRKQILPRQIITRKSIENAISVIMAVGGSTNAVLHFLAIARAAGVELTLDDFEAIRGRVPVLCDLKPSGRYVATDLHKAGGIPQVMKMLLVHDLLHGDCLTISGQTVAEVLADIAAEPRTDQDVIRPWERPMYAQGHLAILKGNLATEGAVAKITGVKKPVITGPARVFESEESCLDAILAGKIKAGDVIIIRYEGPKGGPGMREMLAPTSAIIGAGLGDAVGLITDGRFSGGTYGMVVGHVAPEAAVGGNIALVEEGDSITIDANSRLLQVNISDAELASRRAKWQPPAPRYTKGVLAKYAKLVASSSVGAVTDLDLFDN; encoded by the coding sequence ATGTCAGAAAATTTGAAGAGTAAAGTAGTAACTCAAGGGGTGCAGCGATCGCCAAATCGGGCTATGCTGCGGGCTGTTGGTTTCCAAGATGAAGATTTTAACAAAGCTATCGTTGGTATTGCTAATGGTTACAGCACCATTACCCCTTGTAATATGGGGATTAACCAACTAGCACAAAGGGCAGAAGTCAGTGTTAAAAACGCTGGTGCAATGCCCCAAATCTTCGGTACTATTACGATTAGTGATGGTATTTCCATGGGAACAGAAGGGATGAAATATTCCCTAGTGTCGCGGGAAGTAATTGCTGATTCCATTGAAACCGCCTGTACTGGACAAAGTATGGATGGTGTTTTGGCTATTGGTGGTTGTGATAAAAATATGCCAGGGGCAATGTTAGCGATGGCCCGCATGAATATCCCCGCTATCTTTGTTTATGGTGGCACAATCAAACCCGGACACTACGATGGTAAAGATTTAACCGTAGTCAGTTCTTTTGAAGCCGTCGGACAATACAGCGCCGGCAAAATTGACGAAAATGAACTTTTAGCCGTTGAACGCAGTGCTTGTCCTGGTGCTGGTTCCTGCGGGGGAATGTTCACCGCCAACACCATGTCTTCAGCCTTTGAAGCAATGGGGATGAGTTTGCCATATTCCTCGACTATGGCCGCAGAAGATGCGGAAAAAGCCGACAGTACAGAAAAATCTGCCTTTGTCTTAGTTGAAGCCATCCGTAAGCAGATATTACCCCGGCAGATTATCACCCGCAAGTCTATCGAAAATGCTATTTCTGTAATTATGGCGGTTGGTGGTTCTACCAATGCAGTTTTACATTTTTTGGCGATCGCCCGTGCTGCTGGTGTAGAACTAACTTTAGATGATTTTGAAGCTATTCGTGGTCGTGTCCCAGTTTTGTGCGATTTAAAGCCCAGTGGTAGATATGTAGCCACAGACTTACACAAAGCTGGTGGTATACCTCAAGTCATGAAAATGTTACTAGTTCATGATTTACTACATGGAGACTGTCTGACTATCTCTGGACAAACAGTAGCCGAAGTCTTAGCAGACATAGCAGCAGAACCACGTACCGACCAAGATGTGATTCGTCCTTGGGAACGTCCCATGTATGCACAAGGACATTTAGCAATTCTCAAAGGCAACTTAGCTACCGAAGGTGCAGTTGCTAAAATTACAGGAGTGAAAAAACCCGTAATTACTGGACCTGCGAGAGTATTTGAATCTGAGGAATCTTGCTTAGATGCGATTTTGGCAGGGAAAATTAAAGCCGGTGATGTGATTATCATCCGTTACGAAGGTCCCAAAGGGGGTCCGGGGATGCGGGAAATGCTCGCTCCCACCTCAGCTATTATTGGTGCTGGTTTAGGAGATGCTGTGGGTTTAATTACCGACGGACGTTTTTCTGGTGGTACTTATGGGATGGTAGTTGGACACGTCGCTCCAGAAGCCGCAGTTGGCGGTAACATAGCTTTAGTAGAAGAAGGTGACAGTATCACCATTGATGCTAATTCCCGATTATTGCAAGTAAAT
- a CDS encoding general stress protein, with product MITGIHKRAVGVFPDRRDAEQALHELRNSGFPMERVSVIARHNEGRDDIAGQKVHEKVGDQAEEGATTGAVSGGVVGGITGLLVGLGALAIPGIGPIMLAGATATALATTLAGAGIGAAAGGLIGGLIGLGIPEERAKVYHGRVERGEYLVIIDGTDAEIARAKEILHRWRIEEFEVYDQPDGKQPTRDVIHQDVAVHRDVPVHKDVTVHKNAIGYFSRLQDAEAAINELRNAGFPLTQIALIHREPQQKNAFSGIPVSDRFESTRFNISEQHTRFYNESIHQGNYIIIVSGTDADINRAAAILNRHGIKQWQVYESNGHVNAPLQTTKRAIGVFSHRRDAEAALGELRSAGFPMNQVSLIAKDIDNGGQRHQEIGNQADEGLKTGAATGGALGGLAGLLVGLGTLAIPGVGPVMAGGAVATALATTLTGGAVGAAVGGIAGGLIGLGIPEERARVYNDRFQRGHYLVIADGTEAQIHHAERILQGLGIEEFAIYDAHDVSEHQPSFEPVRHTETVRSNFAGEPPVVIVDHRERTV from the coding sequence ATGATTACAGGTATACATAAACGCGCTGTAGGCGTATTTCCCGATCGCCGTGATGCTGAACAAGCGTTGCATGAATTAAGAAACTCAGGCTTTCCGATGGAAAGAGTTTCTGTGATCGCCAGACATAACGAAGGCAGAGACGATATTGCTGGTCAGAAAGTGCATGAAAAAGTTGGTGATCAGGCTGAGGAAGGTGCAACAACTGGAGCAGTTTCTGGTGGTGTTGTGGGTGGTATAACTGGTTTATTAGTTGGACTGGGGGCTTTAGCCATTCCGGGAATAGGTCCAATCATGTTGGCTGGAGCCACTGCAACTGCTTTAGCTACAACTCTTGCTGGTGCTGGTATTGGTGCAGCAGCTGGTGGTTTAATTGGTGGTTTAATTGGTTTAGGAATTCCTGAAGAAAGAGCCAAAGTTTATCACGGAAGAGTCGAGAGAGGTGAATATTTAGTTATCATCGATGGAACGGATGCAGAAATTGCTAGAGCCAAAGAAATTCTTCATCGCTGGAGGATTGAAGAGTTTGAAGTTTATGATCAACCAGATGGTAAACAGCCAACCAGAGATGTTATTCATCAGGATGTAGCTGTTCATAGAGATGTGCCTGTTCATAAAGATGTAACTGTTCATAAAAATGCAATTGGTTATTTTTCACGCTTACAAGATGCGGAAGCGGCTATTAATGAGTTAAGAAATGCAGGTTTTCCCTTGACCCAAATTGCTCTAATTCACAGAGAGCCTCAACAGAAGAATGCTTTTAGTGGGATTCCTGTGAGCGATCGCTTCGAGTCTACTCGTTTCAATATTTCCGAGCAGCACACTCGGTTCTACAACGAAAGCATCCATCAAGGAAACTATATCATTATCGTTAGTGGTACAGATGCTGATATCAATCGTGCAGCTGCAATTCTCAACCGACATGGGATTAAACAGTGGCAAGTGTACGAATCAAACGGTCATGTAAATGCACCTTTGCAAACCACTAAAAGAGCGATTGGTGTATTTTCCCATCGCCGGGACGCAGAAGCAGCACTGGGAGAATTACGAAGTGCTGGTTTTCCCATGAACCAAGTTTCCCTGATTGCCAAAGATATAGACAACGGTGGACAAAGGCATCAAGAAATAGGTAATCAAGCAGATGAGGGGCTAAAAACGGGTGCTGCTACGGGTGGCGCTCTTGGTGGTTTAGCTGGTTTATTAGTCGGTTTGGGAACTTTAGCAATTCCTGGAGTCGGACCTGTAATGGCTGGTGGTGCTGTAGCGACTGCATTGGCCACAACTTTAACAGGTGGTGCTGTAGGTGCAGCAGTAGGAGGTATTGCAGGGGGATTAATTGGGTTAGGAATTCCTGAAGAACGAGCGCGAGTTTATAACGATCGCTTCCAAAGAGGCCATTACTTGGTGATTGCTGATGGCACAGAAGCACAAATTCACCATGCTGAAAGAATTCTTCAAGGTTTGGGAATTGAAGAATTTGCTATTTATGATGCTCATGATGTCAGCGAGCATCAACCTAGTTTTGAACCAGTCCGACATACGGAAACCGTTCGCAGTAATTTTGCCGGAGAACCTCCAGTAGTTATTGTTGACCACCGCGAAAGAACGGTTTAA
- a CDS encoding BON domain-containing protein, producing MKKLTSFLIGSLLLFTVACDNTSKTAVTAPDPGEVPASPAADTTQAAKEDAQSELRRKQLNADIRAREERNLVAGDPTDRATGDLASEVRSKLEANIPGGQLTVNAAENGTVTVSGTVNNQDQLAKIEPLSKEIKGVTNVVVKASVVPPTR from the coding sequence ATGAAAAAGCTAACCTCATTCTTAATTGGTTCCCTTTTACTTTTTACCGTGGCTTGTGATAATACATCTAAAACGGCTGTGACCGCACCTGACCCTGGAGAAGTACCAGCATCTCCAGCAGCCGACACAACACAAGCTGCTAAAGAAGATGCCCAAAGTGAACTTCGCAGAAAACAACTCAATGCTGATATTCGCGCCCGTGAAGAACGGAATTTGGTGGCTGGTGATCCTACAGATAGAGCCACTGGAGATTTAGCCAGTGAAGTCAGATCTAAATTAGAAGCTAATATTCCTGGTGGTCAATTAACAGTTAATGCGGCTGAAAATGGCACAGTTACCGTATCAGGAACTGTTAATAATCAGGATCAGTTAGCTAAAATTGAACCTTTGAGCAAAGAAATAAAGGGTGTTACAAATGTAGTTGTTAAGGCTTCTGTTGTACCACCGACAAGATAA